CTGCACAAATGAGTCAGGTGATTCTAAACTTGGTGGTCAACTCCGCGGACGCAATCGAGGAACTCATTGGCAGCGAATCCCGCGAACTGGGGAACATCACCGTTGCAACTCGCAAGGTTGGAGAAGATGTCCAAATCATTGTGAGCGACACGGGCACCGGTATGCCAGAGAGTATCAAGTGTCGAGTTTTTGACCCGTTCTTCACGACCAAAGATGTCGGGAAGGGAACGGGGCAGGGACTGGCAATTGCATATGACGTGGTCGTCAACCAGCATGGCGGAACAATCAAGGTGGACTCGACGCCCGGCAAGGGGACTCAGTTCACAATCACGTTGTCGCCGTTGGTTGAATCCGATTCATTGCTCATTGCTGCCGGTGGTTCCGAAGACTCATCGACGGCTGGTGGGTTGGTGGAAGCAATCGTCGGCTAGTTCAGATTCTCGTCGCTAAGATTGGTATCTGTATCGACAGGATCAATTGGTCTCGCGAACAGAATGCCTTCCAGGCGATCGTAGTGCTGGTTGCCTGTGGCTTCTTCAGTTCCGAGTTGGTTGTACCAGCGTTTGCTGGTGAGGCTCCACTTGTAGCCGTTCGCGTTTCCCTGCCTGTCCAGTCGAAACCGCATGACACCGGAACCGATTCCCGAGTTGTCGATCGCCGTGACCCGACCGTCAACTTGATGGCGAGTGTCGAGTCGTTTTGTATGGGCTCCTTGTGAGGAGTCGAAAACGCGGACCTGGATCGAGGTCTCGCTTTCCGCTTGCTTGACGTCCCAAGCGATCATGATGTGCCCCGTCGTCGATTTCCCGCGGCGGATCCGCCATTCGTCGTCGTAGCGAGCAACGATTATGTCGCCCTGCATCAGATCCTCGGGCGAACGAAAAACCAGCCAATCGTCCGGTTGCTGTTTTTCAAGGTAGTCGTAGAACAATCCAGCCAACGGACGTGTCATCCACATCCGACCGTTCTCGGCGGAAGGAATCGATGTGCGGTTCTTCTTCAGATAGCTATTGATCCGTCGGTAGTGATCCGGCAACGCATTCTTCAGCACAACCTCACATACAAATCCGCTGCAATCAAATTTGACAATTCCTCGATCGAGATCGATCACGCTTTGCTTGCGGTGTGTGTATTGCGTCTCCTTCAGTCTCGACCAGACGTCTTTCGTTTCATTGACCAGAAGAACTCGCGGGGTGTTTCCGGCAATTGGCGTCGTGTCAATGACAACGTTCTCAAGCGTCGAAGCACTTGTTGCAGCTGTCGGCGATGCGACCTCTGATAAAACGAGAACTGCGAGCAGAAGCGTCGATTGGAGCATGATTTGGATGTGCAGCAAGTGTATCGAAGTGAAATGCCAACGCCGCGGCTGCCGAATACAAGGTCACCTGGACGCGGTGTCGGCGGATTCGGATTCCTGTGAGTGATTGGTGGGCTGGTTTTCGCTCAACAACATCACGCAATCATTGCGGAAGCGCACGTAGCCTAAGCTAATGGTGAGGACGCAGTAGGTCGCGAGGGATATCGACGATGCGCCAGATTCGAGTAGACGCGAAGTGTCCAAGTGCGGATCCCCTGCCAGCCAGGCTAAAGCTAGGTAGGTTCCGTTTGCAAGGATACAGAAGTCGGCCACAAACCACGCCGAACGCCAACGAATGATGACTGCGGCAACAATCGGAATAGCCACCCCAACGATTGGTCCCGACCACAGCGTCAGCAACGGAGATGGATCGGGCGAGTGAATTGAGTACGGGAGGTGCCACGGCCGCAGGTCGGCATCCACCAACGTCGCACCACCACTCCATCCGCCGAAGATGTGACCCAGTTCGTGCGTCATCGTCATCACGACCCAGCTCGTCAGCAACAAGCCGGCAAACCGTCCGAATAGACGAAGCGAATGAGGCGGATGTGGCATAGCGAGGACTACTGAGGGCCGGTCATTTCCCAGATCACGCCGCGAGTTTTGGCTGGATCGATGAAGCCAGCCTTCTTTCCAAGCACGCCATCGTGAGGCGTTTCGCTTTTGGGTGCCATTCCGCGGCCCGGCAGTTCCGCGAAGGTTTGACGGACATCCTCGGTTTCGAAGCAAAGGTGATGAAGCCCCTCGCCTTTTTGATTTAGATGTTCGATTAGCGGATGGTCGTCTGTCAGTGGTTGGACGAGTTGTAAATGCAGGTTGCCCATGTCCAAGTGGGTCAACCGAACGTTACCTGACTCAATGTGTTCGTCGATGACAACGGGCAGCCCCAGTTGGTCGCGGTAGAAAGCGAGTGCCTCATCGGTGTCGCGGACCACGATGGCGATATGATCGAGCTTCTTGAACAGTGGTGTCGTCGACACGGGATCCTCGTTGGGTACGTGAATTCAGGCTTTGAGTTTTTGAAAGGCATGCAGCAACGCGTCGCTGCCGCCGACGTTGCCAGGGAAGACGACGTAAGCGATACCAGGGAAGTGGCTGTCGGACGGCATCTTCCACACTGGTACACCAGGCAAAATTTGCCCGAGCACCATCGCGTGTTTCGCTCGCAAACCCTTGGTCGCGACATCGCTGGAAGTGATTCCGCCTTTTGCGATCAGGAATCGAGGACGCTGAGTGAGTCTCTCGACCACGGAAACTAGAGCGTCTGAAACTCGACTGCCAATTGATAAGCTGGACGCGGCGTCATTCCCGGTCACCAATTTTCGCGACGAGGAGAGAACGACGTTGGATCGTTGCAATCCAATGCTCACTTCTTGAACAATTTCTTGGATGTACGATTCACTATCATCGGATAGCAATTGGTCGACATCCAAAACGACGGACTTCAGTTCCGGTTCATTCTCGAGCAAACAGGCGAGTTGTTGAGTTGTCTTGGGGACGTACGAACCAACGACGATCAATCCGGTTTCCGAATCGCCGTCGACCATCTCATCTGCGCTCAGCAGTTCTCTTGGTTCCAACCCAGCGAAGGCTTGAACGAAGCTTGCGGCAGTCCGATAGACGAACGTTTGTCCTTTCTGTTCGGCAGATTGAGCTGCAAAAACGAAGGCTTCGATGTCTCGCATCGAGGCCGCGTTGACGATGCAAACTGATCCTGGAGACAGGCTGGTCAACCGATCTTGAAGCGGCGTCAGGTCGGGCGAACGCAGTTCGTTCAACCCGATAGAAACAATCTGATTTGGATCGATCTTTCCGCCGTGCTTTTCGACAACCCATTCTTTCAGATCGCTGTTTGAAAATCCGAACGCAGCGTCCTGGGCAAATGGCGTCTCTGCCGCGGGAACCAAACCATCATCTTCAGCGACATAGTGAACGTCGTTGATCGTGAAACGACCGCCTTGCAGGAAGAACGGGGCAATCACGTGAACGGCATCAGGTGTCCCAACGGCGGCAGCAATCGCGTCGACTTCCGCGGGGTAGTGGCCACGAAGTGTCGAATCGCTTCGGCTGACGACGACAATCCGTTGATCAGTTCGGCGAGCAGCTTCGGTCAGGTTCTCACCAATTTGCGAGGCCAATTGAATTGCATCGGGTTCGGTCAACGCACGTGAATTGGTGAGGATGTAGAACAGGTTCGATGGCGAATTCAACGCCGCGATCAACTCATCGATTCCCCCAAGTGGTCAGAACCGGCGTGTCGTACACGGTTTGGGTTCCGGTCGGATCATCATCTAACACAACGATCTTCCGGTTGGTTCGCTCGAGTTCTTCGCGAATTTCGGGGAGTAGCGATTCAGAGCGTTCTGCCGCGATGCCTTGCAGAGCTTCCGAGAGTGCTTGTTTCATGGGAGTTGGAGCGAAGCAGGGGTGATGGGGATTTGAAAAGGCGAGCGTCTCAAGCTTCGATGGGGCAATTCAGCAAAGCAAACGCTCGGCAGGGCGCTCCATCTCCACCCGCAACCTTGAGCGGCATGGCACCGAACAAACAATTTGGTTCCGTGATTGCATCCAGATTGGTCAAGCCTTCGACGATGATCACATTTCCGCCGAGCAGGATTTGATGGATTTCCGTGACCGCTGGAAGATTGTTGACATCCGCGACGGATGGAGGTTCAACGCCCACCAAGCGAACTTTTCGGTCCACCATCCAACGAGCCAGGCCCGGACTGATCGGCTGAAAGTTGTCCCGATAATAGGTCGGGTCACTGACATGCTGACTCCACATCGTCCGCAGCAACAACGCGTCTCCGGGGGGAAAACGATTGGCGAGTTCACCTAGGTGCGATACTTCGATCGGAGTTTTTGGTGGAAGGTGGGCGAGATCCACCAACCAAGCGTTACCGATGCAATCTTGCAGCGGGATCTCATCGATGGTTTGGTCGCTCGCTTCAAAGTGGAGCGGTGCATCCATGTGCGTCCCGCAGTGCGAATACAGATGCAGCGTGCTCGCGTTCCAACCGTTCTCGGCCAATGTGAATTTGCTCTCCGATTCGAACCCGCGCATTCCCGGTTCGAGACGCAGTGTCAGGTCGATGACTTTCATACTTTTGGCGTCTCCCACGATCCCGATCGGGACGAATCATACATCGCTTCCTGGACCGCTAGACTCTTCAGGTAGCTCGGGCCGTCCGTCTCGAAAGGCTCGCCGCTTTGCAGTTGATCGATGAAGTGTCGTTGGGTCGCGAAAACGCAGTCTCCAGCGAAACCATGTTGGCTGGGCGAATAAGAATGCTCATTTTCGGATTCACCCAAACGCTGAATTGTCAGGCGACCGTCATCATGAAGGCGAATGGATCCTTCGTCGCCTTCCAGCAAAACCTCGCCGAAGGTGTATCGAGGATTCTTGGCCGTTGATTCATTGAACCGATTGGCGTCGTACAGTCCCATCGCACCATCGTGAAAGCGAAAGACACCCACCGCGGTGTCCTCGCCTGCGATGGCAGGGTTAAGCTGGCGATGCCAACACCAAGTCTGATCGATCTCGCCTCCGAGATATCGAAACGTATCGATCGTGTGGATGCCAGCCTCAAAAATCAGGAACTTTTCCATCGTTTGAAAGTAGGGTTGGCGAGCGAGATACGCATCCGCCCCATGTCCATCACCGGCCCGGTTGCGGAACGAAAGTGAATGCAAGCGACTGCCAATGACACCCTCGTTCATCAGCCGTTTCATTTCGCGATACCAAGGCTGGAATCGGAAGTTCTCGTGAACCATGAAGCGGATTCCACGTTCTTCCGTCAGCGCGACCAATTCGCGGGCTTCCTCGACCGTCGGTGCGAGTGGCTTTTGGCAAATGATCGCATGACCACGCTGCGATATCTCGTCGACCAACCGAAGATGAGTGTCCGGACGTGTGATGATGTCAACAAAATCCAGTTCGTGTTCATCGAGCATCTGTCGGTAGTCCGAATGGACTGAACTGACGGAGTACTTCTTTGCAACTTCATGGGCTTTGTCGACGTCAACATCGCAACACGCAACGATCTCGACGTTGTCCATCCGGTTCCAGGCATCGTAGTGGAACTGGCTGAAGTAGCCGGCGCCGATCACCGCGCCTCGGAGTCGATTACCCTCGTAATTTGCGTTCATGGAGTGGCTCCCGCTACTGGCGACGAGGTGTTCAGCTCTTCCGCGATGGAACGATCAGGAGAAATACGGAACCACATGAAGATCGCCACCACGTTCAGGGCCGCGGCGGAGTAGAAGAACGGCTCGTGTGCATTGAAGTGGGCGACCAAATAGGGGAACGACAATGAAGTTGCGAACGCGCCCAGGTTTCCGACCATGTTCATGGCTCCGCTGACCGCACCGGCGCTCTTGCCACCAATGTCCATGCAAGTTGACCAAGATGGGCTGAGGATCATGTCACTGCCGAAGATCGCGATGCACATGCAAATCACTGCGGACATGGGTGTGGTCATGTTTACGCACAAGCTCATCCCGATCGCACCCAAAGCGAAACCGATCGCGGCTGGCAATCGCCGAGAGAGTTTCCATTGGCCACGACTGTAGAGCCGATCGACGGTGAAGCCAGCCAGCCAGTTCCCAACCACTCCGCACAGCAACGGCGCCGCGGCATAGAGCCCGGTTTGCTGGCTGGTCAAAGAGTACTGTTCCTTTAGGTAAGGGAAGAACCAACTGACGGTGAAGAAGAACGTGAAGTTGTGGGCGACGTACTGGACCATCAGCATCAGCATGTTGCTCGACCGCAACATTTGCGTGAATCGGATGGGGGCTTCCGCGACCTCAGTGGTCGTGCCGGACCGTTTGGGTGATCTCGAATCGATGATGTGGGCCGCTTCCGATTCGGAAACAGCGAAGTGGTCCTCGGGAAGGTCACGAAAGAGCAGGAACCAAACGAACGCAAACACGATTCCCAGTGCGCCGAAGAACCAAAATGTTTGTTGCCACCCACCGAGAGCGCCGATCAACCAGACCACTCCGGGCATCGCGAGTGCCGCCCCCAGTCTGCCGCCGGAAAAGCTGATCGAGTTGGTGATCCCTCTTTCATTCATGGGCAGCCACGACGTGAATGCTCGAGCCAGGGTCGGGTAGCCGCCGGCCTCGCCCATACCGAACAAAAATCGCAATCCAATCATGGCCGTCAGGCCCCGGACAACTCCCGTCAGAACCGTGAACGCTGACCAAATCAGGCAGACAACCGTCATCACTCGCCGCGGTCCAAATCGATCGGCCAATTTGCCGCTGGGGACTTGGAAGAGTGCGTAACCCAACGCGAAGGCCGACATGACCCAACCCATCTGTTGATCCGAAAATCCCAGATCGGTCGCCATGTCTTCTTTGGCCGCCGAGATACAAGCTCGATCCACCCACATCAGCACGGACAACATGAACGCGCCGAGGATCAGAAAGAAGCGTGTGGGCATCGCAGTGTCCGTTCAAAAGAAGTTGATAGTGCTCGCTGTCGAATCAGTTCGACGCGAATCTCAAACAGCGGTCGTTTCGCCTTGCAGTCGTCGGCTCATGCGGTCTGCGATTTTGTCGGTGATCTCAACGGTCGAGAGCTTGCCGCCCATGTCGGCGGTGCGCTGGGTTGGGTCCGACAATACGTCGGCGATGGCAGCGTTGAGTGCATGCGCTGCACGGCGAGTTTCGGGGTGATCCAGCCACTCCAACATCATCGCGGTCGAAAGATGCATCGCGATCGGGTTGGCGATGGATTGACCGGCAATGTCGGGAGCCGATCCGTGAGAGGGTTGGAACACAGCTGCTGTGTCACCGATGTCGCCGGATGGAGCCATTCCCATTCCGCCAACTAGCCCCGCCGCAAGGTCCGACAGGATGTCACCGAACATGTTCTCGGTCACCATGACATCAAAGTCTTGTGGTCGCCGAACCAAGAACAACGCCGCCGCATCGACATAAACGTGTTCCGCTTTGATATCAGGGAAGTCTTTCGCGACCTCGTCGAAGATGTGACGGAAGTAAACCATTGAAGAAAGCACGTTGGCTTTGTCGATCAAGGTGACCGTCTTTTTGCGATCGCGGCGACGAGCGGTTTCGAACGCCAATCGGCAAACTCGCTCTGACGCGGAACGCGTGATCCGCAACATGTTGCAAGCTTCGTCGGCGTCCAAATCCGCTATCGCGTCGCGACCGTAGAACAGTCCTTCGGTGCTTTCCCGAACAAGTACGAAATCGATGTCACCGGGGCCGTGACCCTTCAGCGGCGTGTCATCTTCGTGGAACAGTTGGATCGGGCGGACTCCACCGTACAACTGCAACTTTTCGCGAAGATCCAACTGCGGTGCGATCTCTTTTCCGTTGGG
This genomic window from Rhodopirellula bahusiensis contains:
- a CDS encoding VOC family protein, with product MSTTPLFKKLDHIAIVVRDTDEALAFYRDQLGLPVVIDEHIESGNVRLTHLDMGNLHLQLVQPLTDDHPLIEHLNQKGEGLHHLCFETEDVRQTFAELPGRGMAPKSETPHDGVLGKKAGFIDPAKTRGVIWEMTGPQ
- a CDS encoding cyclase family protein; amino-acid sequence: MKVIDLTLRLEPGMRGFESESKFTLAENGWNASTLHLYSHCGTHMDAPLHFEASDQTIDEIPLQDCIGNAWLVDLAHLPPKTPIEVSHLGELANRFPPGDALLLRTMWSQHVSDPTYYRDNFQPISPGLARWMVDRKVRLVGVEPPSVADVNNLPAVTEIHQILLGGNVIIVEGLTNLDAITEPNCLFGAMPLKVAGGDGAPCRAFALLNCPIEA
- a CDS encoding Gfo/Idh/MocA family protein, yielding MNANYEGNRLRGAVIGAGYFSQFHYDAWNRMDNVEIVACCDVDVDKAHEVAKKYSVSSVHSDYRQMLDEHELDFVDIITRPDTHLRLVDEISQRGHAIICQKPLAPTVEEARELVALTEERGIRFMVHENFRFQPWYREMKRLMNEGVIGSRLHSLSFRNRAGDGHGADAYLARQPYFQTMEKFLIFEAGIHTIDTFRYLGGEIDQTWCWHRQLNPAIAGEDTAVGVFRFHDGAMGLYDANRFNESTAKNPRYTFGEVLLEGDEGSIRLHDDGRLTIQRLGESENEHSYSPSQHGFAGDCVFATQRHFIDQLQSGEPFETDGPSYLKSLAVQEAMYDSSRSGSWETPKV
- a CDS encoding isocitrate/isopropylmalate dehydrogenase family protein, whose amino-acid sequence is MTQSFHIVILGGDGIGPEVCDQSVRLLEAMQPHLDNVEFRLDHHSVGVGEYQRSGEALPQSTFDACVESDAVLLGAMGLPNVRYPNGKEIAPQLDLREKLQLYGGVRPIQLFHEDDTPLKGHGPGDIDFVLVRESTEGLFYGRDAIADLDADEACNMLRITRSASERVCRLAFETARRRDRKKTVTLIDKANVLSSMVYFRHIFDEVAKDFPDIKAEHVYVDAAALFLVRRPQDFDVMVTENMFGDILSDLAAGLVGGMGMAPSGDIGDTAAVFQPSHGSAPDIAGQSIANPIAMHLSTAMMLEWLDHPETRRAAHALNAAIADVLSDPTQRTADMGGKLSTVEITDKIADRMSRRLQGETTAV
- a CDS encoding MFS transporter, whose translation is MPTRFFLILGAFMLSVLMWVDRACISAAKEDMATDLGFSDQQMGWVMSAFALGYALFQVPSGKLADRFGPRRVMTVVCLIWSAFTVLTGVVRGLTAMIGLRFLFGMGEAGGYPTLARAFTSWLPMNERGITNSISFSGGRLGAALAMPGVVWLIGALGGWQQTFWFFGALGIVFAFVWFLLFRDLPEDHFAVSESEAAHIIDSRSPKRSGTTTEVAEAPIRFTQMLRSSNMLMLMVQYVAHNFTFFFTVSWFFPYLKEQYSLTSQQTGLYAAAPLLCGVVGNWLAGFTVDRLYSRGQWKLSRRLPAAIGFALGAIGMSLCVNMTTPMSAVICMCIAIFGSDMILSPSWSTCMDIGGKSAGAVSGAMNMVGNLGAFATSLSFPYLVAHFNAHEPFFYSAAALNVVAIFMWFRISPDRSIAEELNTSSPVAGATP
- a CDS encoding four-carbon acid sugar kinase family protein encodes the protein MNSPSNLFYILTNSRALTEPDAIQLASQIGENLTEAARRTDQRIVVVSRSDSTLRGHYPAEVDAIAAAVGTPDAVHVIAPFFLQGGRFTINDVHYVAEDDGLVPAAETPFAQDAAFGFSNSDLKEWVVEKHGGKIDPNQIVSIGLNELRSPDLTPLQDRLTSLSPGSVCIVNAASMRDIEAFVFAAQSAEQKGQTFVYRTAASFVQAFAGLEPRELLSADEMVDGDSETGLIVVGSYVPKTTQQLACLLENEPELKSVVLDVDQLLSDDSESYIQEIVQEVSIGLQRSNVVLSSSRKLVTGNDAASSLSIGSRVSDALVSVVERLTQRPRFLIAKGGITSSDVATKGLRAKHAMVLGQILPGVPVWKMPSDSHFPGIAYVVFPGNVGGSDALLHAFQKLKA